The genomic DNA aacttcttccacttaagaatcatggaggccactgtgttgatggggaccttcaatgctgcaaaaaggttttggtacccttccccagatctgtgccgacacaatcctgtctcagatctctacggacaattctttcaacctcatggcttggtttttgctctgacatgcactgtgtaACGGATAtcgtcctcttcgtctgaggaggagtaaggatcagATCAAAGCGCAGcacgtgttcatgatgattttaataaaagaaagcactgaatcaaaacaataaacgatgacgtgaatataccaaaaccgaaacagtaccatgtgaccaaacactcacactgaaacaaacacccacaacccaacagtgaaacccaggctacctaagtatgattctcaatcagagacaactaacgacacctgcctctgattaagaaccatacaaggccgaacacaaaaaccaacatagaaaaacaaacagactgcccaccccaactcacgccctgaccatactaaaacaaagaataaaataacagaactatggtctgAACGTgacacactgtcaactgtgggaccttacttAACAggtgtgtgcgcctttccaaatcatgtccaatcaattgaatttaccacaggtgtactccaaatcaagttgtggaaacatcaaggacgatcaatggaaacaggatgtgcctgagctcaatttcaagtctcacctgaacagagcaaagtacagagagagatccttgatgaaaacctgctctagagtgaGCAGGACCTCACTTTGGGGCAAAGttccaccttccaacaggacaacaaccttaagcacacagccaagacaatgcaggagcggCTTTggcacaagtctctgaatattcttgagtggctcagccagagcccggacttgaacacaatggaacatctctggagagacctgaaaatatctgtgcagcaatgctccccatccaacctgacagagcttgaaaggatctgcagagtagaatgggagaaactccccaaatacaggtgtgccaagcttgtagcgttatacccaaagaatacttgaggctgtattcactgccaaaggtgcttcaacaaagtactgagtaaagagtaattacactaccagtcaaaagtttggacactcacTCAAGGGCTTCCTTATTTTTTAttactttctacattgtaaaatacaTCAAACCTAAgcaatatggaatcatgtagtaaccaaacaaatagtgttaaacaaatcaaaatatatttcacacttgagattcatcaaagtatccacccttgcacactcttggtattctctcaaccagcttcatgaggtagtcacctggattacatttcaattaacaggtgtgccttgttaaaagtgcatttgttgaatttatttccttcttaaatgcatttgagccaagcagttgtgttgtgacaaggtattggtggtttacagaagatagctctatttggtaaaataccaagtccatatcatggcaagaacagctcaaataagcaaagagaaacagtctACCATAACTTTAGCACAtgatggtcagtcaatccggaaaagtaagaactttgaaagtttcttcaagtgtagtcgcaaaatgatgaaactggctctcatgaggaccgccccaggaaaggaagacccagagatacctctgctgcagaggataagttcattagtaaccagcccaaataaatgctattcagaggagactatgtgaatcaggccatcatggttgaattgctgcaaagaaaccactactaaaaggacaccaataagaagaggagacttgcttgggccaagaaatatgaGCGGTGGTGTGATAGTGCTTTTCttgtgacactgatttatttagaattcaaggcacacttaaccagcatcgctaccacagcattctgcagcgatacgccatcccatctggtttgcgcttagtggtactatcatttgtttttcaacagagcaatgacccaacacacctcccggctgtgtaagggctatttgaccaagacggagagtgatggagtgctgcttcagatgacctggcctccacaatcccccgacctcaacccaattgagatggtttgggatgagttggaccgcagagtgaaggaaaagcagccaacaagagctcagcaaatgtgggaactccttcaagactgatgggaaagcattccaggtgataacctcctgaagctggttgagagaatgtcaacagtgtgcaaagctgtcatggtggctactttgaaatatctcaaatatatttttttgttgaacacttttttggttactacacgattccatgtgttatttcatagttttgatgtcttcactattatttgacAATGtagaataaagaaaaatcctggaatgagtaggtgtccaaactattttttgtttaaatacattttagtatTTTGTACACCAAcgtcaaacagctgaaaatacaatattttttgttatggaaaatatatttcacagcgttTTAGATGCTACAATgactctctacactatacttgcttgttttgtcacacactgaaattaggtgaactattcgaattttagcaGTCAGGAAGTGgcagagcaatttctgcatagtgcatctttaaatgcATGGGAGTGTATGAGTATTTTCAAAAactttccaagtgtatttccaaatacattccaatattcaactactggtctttaaaaaaaaaaaatatatatatatatatatatataaatacttaCTTCCAAATGTTTttgaaagtaattgaaatacccCAAATAGTTGGCAGTAAGTGAAATACCCTGGCGTGTGTGTCCCATgtgcatggatgtgtgtgtgtctgactgaccTATGCCAGCGAACTGCGAGTCCAGTCCAAGGGTGAGCAGcatgaagaagaagaggatggaCCAAAGAGGAGAAATTGGCAGCTTGGACAGGGCATCAGGGTACGCAATAAATGCTAGTCCAAAAcctacacgcatgcacacgcgcACACTTTGTTAGTGTTTGTTAAGTGGCTATTGTGTCAGTAAGGTAAAGCTAAACACTAGACAGTGGTGTACTACTCACCTGCTTGGGCCACCTCGGATACAGGCTTTCCATAGACATGAGCCATGTGACCTAAGATGGAGAAGATGGCGAAGCCTGCAAACACACTGGTACCTATAGAGTGACATTAAAACGGGAAAGGAAAAACGATGTACCGGAACAGAATGAAACCTTGAAAGTTCTTCTTTATGATGCCATTAGCATCCATCTGGTGCGTGTGTGGTGTTTGAGTCATACCACAGTTGGTGAGGCAGACGGTCAGTGCGTCCTTGAACACATTGTTGTGGAACTTGTTATATGAAGACAGGGCCGTGACACCACCCCACGCTACTGACAGAGAATAGAAGATCTGTGTGGCTGCATCTCTCCACACCTGCCAGAAAGACCTACTATTTAGTTACTTCAGTCAAGCATGTGTATTTTGTGTTGACAGGTAAGAGGTTAGGCTCTAACCTCTGCCTCGCCCAGTTTTGTGAGGTTGGACTGGGAGCCAATGTAGAACTCGATCCCGTCTCTGGCGCCCTCTAGTGTAACTCCCCGGATCAGAAGAATCAGCAACACCACATAGGGAAACGTAGCGGTGAAATACACCACCtggggacagacacacacaaatattaGAGGGACACATGCACATCCGAAAGACACAGATTAGAAAGACAGGACCAACTCACACACTAGTGGGGAGCAGGTCAGCTCTTTGTTCgcccgcaattgctaataacccatcgaCAACCACCCAACTATATGTAATAAGTTTTAAACGGAGGCCCGCACCCGACCCTAACCCTCTAATATAGAAAATGGTGTAGGTTACTGtaaggtttttgtttttttagtACTAAGTTGGCCTGATTTCAGATATGTTTTTGCTTGTAACTTCTAAtgttttggtaggctatttgtaagtcaacttgtctataattagatacatgcagcaTCTCTTCTGTCATTGTTGCccaagactaaataaacccttgcttACCAGAATCTAGTTGACATCGATAAATTTCTCAGTCATCTCTGATACTTCCATGGAGCAAAGATGTTTAGGGACCGGCAAGAAAATGAAATAACTAAAACTTAAAAGATGTGTAAAATTTCCAAATAATTTCAGTTTGACCGGttgtaaggaaatagaaagctgtgaaaacaacCCAACGTGTTTCTCATAAGATTTCAGTTcagcttggatgcatattttgtGGTTGAAATAGTATAatcttttatgatgctgataaagattgCACTGCGACAAACTGTATCTAACTGCAGATTTGCATTCTCTCAAGAagctgaaagaaagaaatcatattGCTCCACTCCTGTGAGTAAAAATGTTGCCTACATTTTctgtatcattttactgcaagaaatgatTAAATTCTGCAGGTGTTAATATTAAGGCTAAGTGAgcggttatagacctacagtcagtgtccagatttcagtttccatttaacccatcaaCAGTAGGCTACAATTCCCTTGACGtgctataggcctatttgaagtccccgTCTTGTGACTGAGGCACTGTACAAATTTGACAACcacacataacatagccagcactgctatcatcctctttgaCCACTTCAAATATAACTTTTCTGGCCCTCCCTtgtctttattttcaactctccatttcgcAGCTTTTCTCTAAACTCAGACATTGTCCTTTTTTTCCCTCCTTGGATCGACGTTAACTTGTCCTGCCCGTTCCAAATGCATTTGGCGACTGGCATGTAAGCTACTTGGTGCATGTACAGTTAGGCCCTAAAGTTTATGCACTAATGCCAGCtagcctaaaataatgaaagGTATCATTTTCCCTTTAtacaatatttcatgaccctaaaccTGCCCGCCTCGTGAATATAACTGCGGCGATTGTGGGTTATGGGTCAACCCGCACATCACTATCACACACAAACAGGAAATGGGTCATACAGACTTTTCCTGAGGACTTGATGCCTTTGTAAAGGGCAGCAGCGATGAACAGCCATCCCAGTAGCAGACAGAGAGCCAGATGCCAGACCACCGGACCGGTCTCATCCAGACCACTGGACCTTTGTAAGGCCACCAGGCTGGGGATAGACAAAGAGATTGTCTGACTGTAAGGTGGTCAATCTTACAGACAGGATCAGTTTCAACATAGCATTATAGAGACAACCTGGCATTCAACACAACCTGTGTGACCTCTGAAGTATTTTCAACTTAGTGAAATTgaatcaagtgtgtgtgtgttactcactcCCAATACTGTTCGCTGGGGCTCTGTACTGGGATGCTGATGATGTTTTCCTTTGGGCAAGTCTCATTCTCCCACAGCGTCATGTTGGCTACAATTACTGGTTCACTCCAGTTGGCAGCTAGGGTATTGTTGCACACTTCTGTAGAGGTCAGAAGCCATTGTCAGAGTGGTAAAGTTACATGGCACTCTGTTCAGGTTCAGCTAGGTCATGTTCATTAAAGCATATCATGGAAAACATTAATGTCAGGTAATGGAAAATATTGGTCAAGGTTATTTTGTTTGGAGCCTAATTAACATGATAGAAGAGTAAAAGCTGCACAACAGGGAAACTTCACTACATCTTTAGATGAGACACAACATTATAAAACAGGTACCTCTAGGTGTGAGGCTACAATTGCTGTTGGACCAGTAGAAACAGTCACTCCATGGCAGAGGGGACTGGAATGAGGCAAACATGTAGTAAAGACTGTAGGCAATGATGACGTTGTAGTAGATGCCTACTAACGTACTGACCAAAACCATAGCTACACCCACACCTGGAGAGGATATGGaaagggagagtgaggagagagagcaggaattGAGTTAGATGTAAATCAAGGCGGATTCTTCAATATTTGAATTTCAATTCACTTCCTGAATAGATTGAATCGTCACCATCCCTGATAGCAGTGACTTTATTGATAAGTTCTGTGAAGTTCAATCTTTATCACATACTGATTCAGCCGAAAGGCAAACAGACAGAACCAGTGCTTCCTGGTATACTGGTCAACCAGTCACATTGTAGTTCCTCATCTTGAGATGTATCTAATcaaggaagtcccattgaggaaAACATTCTATTTTCCAAGGAAGACATAACAGAGAACACATGGGAAGTGAGACATTCTATGGTATGATGTATCCACCAAAGCATGTGAAAGAATAACTACAGTGGCAATGTACAAAAATTACACTGACCACAAATACACAATTcgaaagattttactgagttacagttcatataagaaactCAGTCactttaaatacattcattaggccctaatctatggatttcacatgacagggaatacaaatatgcatctgttggtcacagataccttaaaaaaagaaaaaagaaataaaagtaggtgcgtggatcagaaaaccagtcagtatctggtgtgatcaccatttgcctcatgcagtgcgacacatctcctttgtatagagttgatcaggctgttgattgtggcctgtggaatattgtcccactcctcttcaatggctgtgcgaagttcctGGAAATTGGCGGgtactggaacacgctgtcgtacatgtcgacccagagcatcccaaacatgatcAAGGGGTAATTTCATTTTCATCTGTGTACATTCAAAATTGCCattaataaaatgcaattgtgttcgttgcccgtagcttatgcctgtcacCACACAAAAAGCACACTTTTCTAGCGTGCAAGTGGCCATCGAagatgagcatttgcccactgaagtcggttaaaACGCCAAACAGCAGTCAAGTCAACGAGCAAGCTGATGAGCTTCCATGACACGGTTTGACAGTTAGTGCTGAAATTCTTcatttgtgcaaacccacagtttcaccaGCTGTATGGGTGGAAGTGaaaaagctggatgtggaggtcacGGGCTGGCGTGGTTGCAGGTGGTCtccggttgtgaggccagttggacgtactgccaaattctctaaaacataaaattctctggcaacagttctggtggacattcctgcagtcagcatgccaattgaacactccctcaaaacatgtggcattgtgttatgtgacaaaacatttgtggctttttgtccccagttcacctgtgtaatgatataCCACACTtatcaggtgaatggattatcttgccaAAGGAGAAATTATCACTAAtgaggatgtaaacaaatttgtgctaaACATAATAACAAAATAAGATGTGCTTATGGACAatttctaggatcttttatttcagctcacaaACAAGTATTACTAAGAAATTGCTTACATGCACATCCTAGAGCAATATTTCTTAATCCTGGTTCCGGGGATCCAAAAAGGGTGCACATTTGCTCTAGCGCTACACACCGGATTGGaataaacaacaaatgtgaatCAGGTGCGTTACGTAGTGCTAGGGTTAAAAACAAAAACCAGAATTTGGAAACACTACCCTTGACAGTTTTATAACTAACCAATAGCAGTAGAGAAGGACTTGGTCCAATATGCACCATGAATGTGTTCTGTGTTTTGGCACATTCAGCAGCTAGAGGCCAGTCTGACAGAGTGATACAGTAACCCATTGGGCTTGGTAGGGTTATAAGTTAGCTCAGGGGCTGGGTACATACAGTAAATGGACTAGCAGCCTTATAGGGTTAGCCCTGGGTCTAGACTGATCGTTCCTCCAGCTCATACATCGAGTTTAGATTCAGGTCATATGGTTAACcattaatacactgctcaaacaaaCTTCAGACAATTTTCCTCTAAGGTCAATAAAGCTGATCCCGTTGTGTAATGGGCTGGCTGCTCACACAACATTcaaacagagagtagtagcaaaCACTCCCCAAAAGGTCTGAGTGGTGAAGGGAATGGATGAGTTCCTTGAAGTGGAAAAAAAAGTCATACAGCTGGTCCCAATCCACTCCTTAACCATTCCCTTTGGCCCTTTACCCTTCAATGTCTGCAGATCTGAAGAGTCTGGCTAGGTATAAGCAGTATAGTGGTGAAGGTTCCAAAAACATAGCTTATACCTTACATACTGTATCTGCAAATATTGAAGGGTTGAGACCAAGAGTAATGGGTAGACATTGAATTGGGACCGGTTTGGGCTTAGGTGGTAAATTAGGGGTACAAGGCTTAGTCTTACCCTGAAATATGGGCAGAGCCCGCCACACATTGACAGGGCCTTGGCTGCAGAACTGACCAAAGGAACTCTCCAGGAAGAACAGAGGTATACCAGCAACAGCCAGCATGATGACATACGGGATGAGGAAAGcacctagagacagagaggacagaaaaCTTGACACTAATAACAAATGCAGGAATATGAGGTAGCCAGTGGATGGTGGAAGCATATATGGGCTTAACTACAATAATCTGAAATGAATCTTTAAGAATGTTCTGCCATGGTCTAGTTTATAAGTGATTATAGGGTAGGATTCCCAAATAGGCGGCCTGCGGGACAGAGTTGGCCAGTAGGTGATTTTATTAGGCCCCCCAAGTTCTGACACTTATAATTATTTTGGGACATAAGACTAAAATCACCAGGAAATAAGCTTCAAGTGATTTtaaatttaggaaatctgttgcTATGTAAACCCACGCATAAAGAGGCATGTGAGCTTATCAAGGTTTTAAATGATTCCGTTTTTTGTCAAATATGTGATCGGTTAGTTTttttgcggtcaatttgcaatgTTGAAatttaaactcagcaaaagaAACGACCCCGTCTAtcaaaaataatttgtaaaaatccaaataacttcacatatcttcattgCAAGTGGTTTAAAACACCGTTtccaatgct from Oncorhynchus clarkii lewisi isolate Uvic-CL-2024 chromosome 7, UVic_Ocla_1.0, whole genome shotgun sequence includes the following:
- the LOC139413702 gene encoding sodium- and chloride-dependent neutral and basic amino acid transporter B(0+); translated protein: MRKYWSSFTDVIFKNPAATDTVKDDHEKQQQDSYVGSNDENIDRGNWTNKREYMLSMIGYAVGLGNVWRFPYLAYKNGGGAFLIPYVIMLAVAGIPLFFLESSFGQFCSQGPVNVWRALPIFQGVGVAMVLVSTLVGIYYNVIIAYSLYYMFASFQSPLPWSDCFYWSNSNCSLTPREVCNNTLAANWSEPVIVANMTLWENETCPKENIISIPVQSPSEQYWDLVALQRSSGLDETGPVVWHLALCLLLGWLFIAAALYKGIKSSGKVVYFTATFPYVVLLILLIRGVTLEGARDGIEFYIGSQSNLTKLGEAEVWRDAATQIFYSLSVAWGGVTALSSYNKFHNNVFKDALTVCLTNCGTSVFAGFAIFSILGHMAHVYGKPVSEVAQAGFGLAFIAYPDALSKLPISPLWSILFFFMLLTLGLDSQFAGIEVISTCLQDAFPERFKSKRSIISVGTCAILFLLGLPCVTQAGIYWVTLMDQFCAGFVLLIAALLELVGVFYFYGGNRFIKDIEMMIGTRSSLFWLWWRACWFFITPAVITVILVWSLLTFRPPSYGTVQYPAWGVALGWCMIAFCLIWIPLVAIWKILCAQGNPWQRMCAVCSPVEGWGPYLEVHRGGRYTDGQRYYRKNSLHLPDNNVYHISNHLTRL